The DNA segment TTTACACCAGCTATCACCTGCGTGTTACCTAAACTTACCTGAGCAGAACCATTTGCTTTCTGAATAACGTTACACTTTATGTCAATCGGCCTATAGTCTAGAAGCGCCCTCCCATCAAGCCTCCTACCTTGAGCCAGCAACTCGATCATATGCGCCTTTCTCAAATGCTCCATTATGAAAGACCGTTTAGCTACAGCCACTTTACTCAACCTCCTCCTGCTGGTTAAGTCCACCTTTAAAGTATCTCTCCATCAGCGCCTTTCGCTGAGCCTCATATAGCTTCCTACAACCAGATAGGGCTAGATCTATCCCTCGCTTGAACTCTTCATGCGTGAGTACGCCATCTAGCTGAAGCAGCGTTATTGTATTTAGATTTGGCATAACTGCAACTGGCATGTCTGCTTCACCTTCCTTATCCTCAATATCGCTCAGATCTAAGACCATAGTCCCATCCACCTTGCCAGCTGCGCAAGCAACCACCAAATCATACATACTTATGCCAGCATCAACCAAAGCAAGGGAAGCAGCCGTTATACCAGCACACCTTGAGCCGCCATCTGACTGAAGCACCTCTAAGAATATGTCTATAGCAGTCCTAGGGTATTCTTCAACCAAAATAGCGGGTTCAAGCGCCTCTCTGATTACCTTAGAAATCTCTATCTCTCTTCGTGAAGGCGCCGGCGTCTTCCTCACGTCGGTTGAAAAAGGAGACATATGGTATCTGCATCGGAGCACACATCTATCTGGTAGAGCGAGGTGCTTAGGATGTACTTCCTTTGGTCCGTAGACTGCGACTATTATCTTATTCTTGCCCAACTCTATGTACGCTGAACCATCAGCGTTCTTCAGCACGCCTACCTCAAGTCTGTAGGGTCTGAGCTCATCGACTCTTCTGCCATCCACCCTTATGCCGTCATTTATTAGTTTACCCAACTTGACCACCTACTTCCTTAACCCCCAGCATAGCCTGAACCTTTTGGGTAAGATCAGCTAGGTGAGCTTCCTCTTCAACCAGCTTGATCGCCTTCACAGCCTTTATTATCCCTTCTGGTCGACCGACCACCACTATCACCCCATTCTGCCCTATCGTAAGCTTGCATCCTGTCCCAGATTCTATTGTCCTTATCATAGACCCCTTCTTACCTATTAGCCTAGGAACTTTGGTAGGTGCTATCTTGACAACTTCTCCCTTCGTGATCTTACCTAAACCCGGCCCAGAAACTGAAAGGATAGGGTCTCTGGTCCGATCAAAGGCTGTAACCACCGCCGCTATTAGGTCGCCAATATCAAACTTTTTAACCAGCGACTCCTGCCCAGGCGTAAAGTTCCTGCCATACACGTTTTTCGCAGGTAGGTAAGCCATGAAGCAGGAGTTGATATCCACCTCCCAGACGAATGCAGAGTAGTCGACGATCTTACCGATCACGAGGTCGTCTACCCTAGGTATGTAAGGACCTGATAAAGGTATTACTCTAACGCCTTCTTGCCCGAACTCCGCTAAACCTATTCTCGTTGAATAGAACTTGTTGCCTCTTTTTATTACGTTCGCTAGGGGTCTGTAGTTGCCTTCGGTTATCAGCTCCCCCGGTATGACATATTTTCTTTTGACTTCGGGCATTTCGATCAGACCTTCGCTACCGAGACCTGGGCTGAGCCTTTTGTGGCTGAGCCGAGTTTCTCTACGAGTGTGGAGTGGATGCCTGCTGGTATATCAACGATTGCCGTCATGGAGCCGTCTTCACCCCACTCTTCTTTAACTATTTCGCCGTAGCTCTTAATTATTCCAACACTCTGTGGCGCGTATTGAGGTGGTATTTTGATCAGCAACCTGATCCTCTCAGATTTAAGTGGAAGGATGGTTCTGAGCTGCTCAACTATCGTTTTGGTCTGCTCCTCTGCGCTCTTAAACGGATCAATAGAGACCTTCGCCTCCTGAAGCGCCTGCTCGATCCTAAGCGGTGGGTGTGGCAAGCCTGTCCTAGGGTCTACGTAATTTCTTGATATGATCTCTATTATCTGCTTCCTCTTTTCGTTGATGAGCCTCCTCCTC comes from the Nitrososphaerota archaeon genome and includes:
- a CDS encoding exosome complex exonuclease Rrp41; protein product: MVKLGKLINDGIRVDGRRVDELRPYRLEVGVLKNADGSAYIELGKNKIIVAVYGPKEVHPKHLALPDRCVLRCRYHMSPFSTDVRKTPAPSRREIEISKVIREALEPAILVEEYPRTAIDIFLEVLQSDGGSRCAGITAASLALVDAGISMYDLVVACAAGKVDGTMVLDLSDIEDKEGEADMPVAVMPNLNTITLLQLDGVLTHEEFKRGIDLALSGCRKLYEAQRKALMERYFKGGLNQQEEVE
- a CDS encoding RNA-binding protein, giving the protein MPEVKRKYVIPGELITEGNYRPLANVIKRGNKFYSTRIGLAEFGQEGVRVIPLSGPYIPRVDDLVIGKIVDYSAFVWEVDINSCFMAYLPAKNVYGRNFTPGQESLVKKFDIGDLIAAVVTAFDRTRDPILSVSGPGLGKITKGEVVKIAPTKVPRLIGKKGSMIRTIESGTGCKLTIGQNGVIVVVGRPEGIIKAVKAIKLVEEEAHLADLTQKVQAMLGVKEVGGQVG
- a CDS encoding ribosome assembly factor SBDS, which gives rise to MSTKYTIVRLTLGGEHFEILVNPDAALNYKMGKNIPPSQVIVVDEIFSDASKGLRVSSEKLQKYFQTTNVSQAALTILNKGELQLTTEQRRRLINEKRKQIIEIISRNYVDPRTGLPHPPLRIEQALQEAKVSIDPFKSAEEQTKTIVEQLRTILPLKSERIRLLIKIPPQYAPQSVGIIKSYGEIVKEEWGEDGSMTAIVDIPAGIHSTLVEKLGSATKGSAQVSVAKV